The Oscillatoria sp. FACHB-1406 genome window below encodes:
- a CDS encoding DUF4435 domain-containing protein: MTSRTTSGIRNTDLFYRKQYLVIVEGEDDIPFWEMLFPKQISNYECKFKQVGGSEIKKYVDAVYTGNANFAVALDSDYRLFMEKIHDHVQIVETLAHSIENLIIQPMILHGIIRIASRQHEYELNKIEDWFNHFNEVLYDLMVADYMIQKEGLGIKCLSKDCRRFLKNQKTKEPIFDISNINNFIESLNLDTKKLDLIKKELRDHLTHRHIQGHFLFSSSLYFVNHEIQKIRGTKVKRSISNDDFFTMLILECQKSLSDYTDLQILREKANQAAQYVVELISKV, translated from the coding sequence ATGACTAGTCGCACAACATCTGGAATTAGAAATACTGACTTATTCTACAGAAAGCAGTATTTAGTTATAGTAGAAGGTGAAGATGATATTCCGTTTTGGGAAATGCTTTTCCCTAAGCAAATATCTAATTATGAGTGTAAGTTCAAACAGGTAGGTGGTAGTGAAATTAAAAAATATGTGGATGCAGTTTATACAGGAAATGCCAATTTTGCTGTAGCGCTTGACAGTGATTACAGATTATTTATGGAAAAAATCCACGACCATGTGCAGATAGTAGAAACTTTAGCTCACAGTATTGAAAACTTAATTATACAACCGATGATTTTACACGGAATAATTCGTATAGCGTCCCGTCAACATGAGTACGAGCTAAATAAGATTGAAGATTGGTTTAATCATTTTAATGAGGTGCTGTATGACTTGATGGTTGCAGACTATATGATTCAGAAGGAAGGCTTGGGAATCAAATGCTTAAGTAAGGATTGTCGTAGATTCTTAAAGAATCAGAAAACAAAAGAACCGATTTTTGATATCAGTAATATTAATAATTTTATAGAAAGCTTGAATCTAGACACAAAGAAACTCGACTTAATCAAAAAGGAGTTGAGAGACCATCTTACACATCGACATATCCAGGGTCACTTCTTGTTTAGTTCGTCTTTATATTTTGTGAACCACGAAATTCAGAAAATACGAGGTACTAAAGTAAAAAGATCAATTTCTAATGATGATTTCTTTACAATGTTGATCTTGGAATGTCAAAAATCTCTATCAGATTATACGGATTTACAAATCCTTCGTGAAAAAGCTAATCAAGCCGCTCAATATGTAGTTGAACTTATTTCAAAAGTTTAA
- a CDS encoding AAA family ATPase yields the protein MIIESVNIEGFWGNKKVVAKFNQDVSIFIGLNGTGKSTFVNLIAATLSLDLIQLNSLQFDSIIIKLIDRKTKRRRTITLTKQRSDDNLGFNIYEYKLGNRLYRLAEPRIFKRSRVEQYQRLPPYAREEQFKLKRELSNLVEVSQLSVYRQTYDESLEYDPRQRISAVDERLRQLFEKFSRYQLKIETRLNEISKKFQQDAVSSLLYNEKFDKFNSRFNKLNEINLEDLKDKLYLAFQELGIQDKNQELENHLKKIEEAREGLKTALQADDVLALPLIYRTNHIIDSLNQSEKEKNTVIEDRQNFFKTLHTFMKNKNFLYDNKTGELLFNIEREGSQKFAWTALSSGEKQLLIQFLEVLLHEQRSVIFIADEPEISLHVTWQENLLKAIRKLNENAQLIIATHSPDIVADFRDKVLDMQQILN from the coding sequence GTGATTATAGAGAGTGTTAACATTGAAGGGTTTTGGGGTAATAAAAAAGTAGTTGCTAAATTCAATCAAGACGTAAGTATATTTATAGGTTTGAATGGTACTGGTAAATCAACTTTTGTCAATTTAATTGCTGCTACACTGTCTTTAGATTTAATTCAACTTAATAGTCTTCAGTTTGATTCTATAATAATTAAGTTAATTGATCGTAAAACTAAGCGAAGAAGGACAATCACGCTGACTAAGCAAAGGTCAGACGACAATCTAGGTTTCAACATCTATGAATATAAATTAGGCAATCGATTATATCGTCTAGCAGAACCCCGTATTTTCAAACGATCTCGAGTAGAACAATATCAACGTCTTCCCCCATACGCAAGAGAAGAGCAGTTCAAGCTTAAGCGAGAACTATCTAACTTAGTCGAAGTATCTCAGCTATCAGTATATAGACAAACATACGATGAAAGTTTGGAATACGATCCTCGTCAAAGAATTTCTGCTGTTGACGAGAGACTAAGGCAACTGTTCGAGAAATTTTCTAGATATCAATTAAAAATAGAAACAAGACTGAATGAAATATCTAAGAAATTTCAACAAGATGCAGTTTCATCTTTACTTTACAATGAAAAATTCGATAAATTCAATAGCAGATTTAATAAATTGAATGAAATCAATTTAGAGGATTTAAAAGATAAATTGTATCTTGCATTTCAAGAATTAGGAATTCAAGATAAAAACCAAGAGCTTGAAAACCACCTTAAAAAGATAGAAGAGGCAAGAGAGGGACTTAAAACTGCACTTCAGGCTGATGACGTACTTGCTTTACCTCTTATCTATCGAACCAACCACATTATTGATTCACTCAATCAATCAGAAAAAGAGAAAAATACTGTAATAGAGGATCGTCAGAATTTTTTTAAAACACTTCACACTTTCATGAAAAATAAAAACTTTTTATATGACAATAAAACTGGTGAACTGTTATTCAATATCGAGCGAGAAGGCTCTCAAAAATTTGCTTGGACGGCTTTATCGTCTGGAGAAAAACAATTACTTATTCAATTTCTTGAAGTTTTATTGCACGAGCAAAGAAGTGTCATTTTTATTGCTGATGAGCCAGAAATATCACTTCATGTAACTTGGCAAGAAAACTTATTAAAAGCTATACGGAAGCTTAATGAAAATGCTCAATTAATTATTGCAACGCATTCACCCGATATTGTTGCAGATTTTAGAGATAAAGTTTTAGATATGCAACAAATTTTGAATTAA